The window AAGTTAAGATTTCACAGCTTTCTATCTTATGTGAAATATTAAAAAGGTCTCCTTCATTGAAAGATTTGTATTTCGATTCATTAGAGGCAATTTCAAGTCTTGACCTTATAAGTCAACTCACAAATATTGAAACATTAAGATTTAATAGCACGAAAATATTAAATCAATTGGATTTTCGGAATTTCACTAATTTAAAACAACTTTACTTTTATGATATTGAATTTATAAATCTCAGTGATTTTATCGGATGTGAAAAATTAATATCCTTAGAGTTGAGCGGAATAAATACTATCCTATACGACGAACAATTTTCCTTGGAAACTTTAAAATCTTTAGAAGTCTCATTTTGTAATACGATAGATTTTACCTTTTTAAGCAATTTTAAAGATTTAAAATTTTTAGAAATTTCTAATTGCAATTTGATGGATATACCTTCAATTGAAAATTTAGATCAACTAATATCTTTGAGTTTAAGAGGGAATAATTTAAAAGAAATACCTTATGAGCGCCTAATTAATTTAAATAAGTTGAAATATTTGAATATAGGTGGAAATAATATAGAAGATATTTCTTTTTTAAAATATCTAAATAAACTGGAGTCTTTATGGTTAATCGAAAATTTTAATATTTCAGACTTCACTCCAATTTCCAAATTGAATAACTTAAATTCTATTAGTTGTGGGAAATGCAATCTAAAAAACATAGAATTTCTAACCAATCTTAAAAAGTTAAAAAGAATTGATTTACAGGACAATGCAATATCAGATATAGAACCCTTAAAAGATTTAGAAATAATTGAAAGATTAAATCTGGCAAATAATAAGATTAAAAAGATTGAAAAATTAAAATGTATATTGACGTTACAAAAATTTGACATTTCAAGAAATCTACTAACTGAATTCCCTAGGTGGATCTTAGAGACACAGACAGAAATTACTTGGAAAGATTATAGCTTTGGGGAAAAAACCACTAATGTTTATGAAAATTCTTTTAATAATATTCCAATAGAAATAATCCGCCTAGGTAAAGATTCAATAATCAGATATTTTAAAAAAATTGATAGTGAAGGTGCGGAAGTTATTTATGAAGTGAAATTAACTCTGGTAGGTGAAGGTGGTGCTGGAAAAACCTCTTTAAAAAGAAGACTTATAAATGAACATTCAAGTCTTCCGAGAAAAGATAAGAGAACTAGAGGAATAGAAATAAGAGATTGGACTTTCAAAGAGGTAAAAAATGTCAAACACAAAGCGCATATTTGGGACTTTGGAGGGCAAGATGTTTATTACCCAGTTCATAGATTTTTCATAACTGAAAATTCGTTATTCATTTTATTGGCGTCCACAAGGCAACAACAACATAATTTTGAGTATTGGATTCCAACTATATATCAATTTGGAGGAAATAGCCCTATTATTTTGGCTCAGACATGTCATGATGGAAACGGAAAAAACTGGAACGATCTGGGAGCATTTACTAGTAACGAAAATTTTAATATAATAAAAACGCAAATTAAGCCGTATTATGAACTAAATCTACCAAATAATAACAAAGGTCTTTTAAAGTTAAAACGTATTATTATTGATCAAATAATAAACTTGAATCATTATGGTAAAAGAGTTCCCAAAACTTGGTCTGCCATCAGAAACAAACTAAAAACAGAGTCTAAACAAAGTTCTTGTATAACATTTGATAGATTTTCGATAATATGTAAATCTATAAATAAAAATAGTTTTGAAAATAATAAAGACGTTGTAGATTGCTGTAATTTTCTCCATAGCATTGGCGTACTGATTTGGTATTCAAAAAATGAAACTTTAAAAAACTGGGTTGTACTAGAGCCTCAATGGGCAATGAATGCAGTTTATCTGATAATTGACGACGAGGAAATACAAAAACGCAAAGGAATTATACTCAATAAGGATTTTTCTCGACTTTGGTCCAATGAAGATTACATAAATAAAGAATTCGTATTAAAAAAAATGTTGGAAAGCTTTAAAATAGCATTTCCTAAAAAACATAGTTCCTCTGAGTACTTAATGCCGGCAAGAATGGATTCAATGCCGCCAGAGAATAAATGGAAAATACCTAAACCATATTTGAATGTGATTTTTAAATTTAAGTTTATGCCAAAAGGTATTTTAAATCAAGTAAGTGCAGAATTAAGTAGATATATTGAAAATGAAAATTCTGTTTGGAATGATGCCGTCAATCTTTTGTATGAAGATGATAAAACTTCTGCGCATATTTATGAGGATTTTTACAATCGCGAAATTATAGTTAAAAGCATAGGTCCAAATGATCGAGGCTTTATGATGATAATTATAGATGCTGTCAAGCAAGTAGTTAGTGAGTATCGAGGAGTTGAAAATGAAATATTAGTTCCTTGCATTTGTAGACGTTGTGAAGAAATGAATGACCCAACTATTTTTAAATATGAAAAATTAGTTGACTGGTTTTATTCACGCAAAAATGTAGCAGTAACTTGTAATGAAAGTGGCGAACAATTCTTAATATCTGAACTTTTACACAGTGTTGGATTAGACAAAAGCTTAAAAATAAAAAGTAATCAAATGTACGATGAGAAGAAAAAAATGACGAGAATTTTCATTTCATATTCCAAATATGATGAGAATTATTTACAAGACATGGAAGATCATTTAGTTACCTTAAAAAGCGAAGGACTTGCTACTTTCAATTGTAGACAAATTGATTTTGGTGATAAATGGGATGATCGTATTAAAAAAGAGATCGACGAATGTGATATCATGATTTGTTTAATCAGTGTGAAGTTTTTAAATACGGATTATATAAATAAAATTGAAATAGAAAAGGCTATTAAACAGAACAAAATTATTGTACCAATAGTTATTAAGGCATGTGATTGGGAGTCATCTTCACTAGGTAAATATCAAGCCGCCCAACGAGGAAAAGTAGTCTCGCTAGACAATAATGAGAAATTATTAGGCCGTATAAAGAGTAATACTGAAGAGGAAAGAGCAGCTTTTTGGACCGATATTATCAAAGAATTAAGAGCTAAATTATTCTAAATGCCATGCAAGAACTAAGCGGTTATTGGGAAGGTTATTTTATTTATGGGTTGGGATTTGAATTGCCTTTTTTTGGTGAGCGAGTGAAGATAAATGCACAGCTAACCTTTGAGGATTCTGAAATAATCGGGACGTTGACTGAAGAAAAAGGTCCTTTCTCAACAGGTAAAACGGTAGCTATAAATGGTTATGTAGAAGATTTTTTAATCTCGCTTGAAGTTCAGTATTCCACAAATCCAGTTATTCTAGAAGATGGTTTTACGACAGAAGAAATCGAGCATGATTTTACCATAAATTATAATGGAACCATTAATTTTCAAAAAAAGGCCATGAATGGTTTGTGGTATATGGAAAACGAGATAGAATCTCATCTCGATCTAGAAATACCACCTGCCGAAGGTTTATGGGTATTGAAAAAAGTAAAAAAACCGCAGAGTAATTTTGATTACTCATTGCTGGGACTGTAAATTAAAAGGATATAATTAAAACTTATTACTCATGGACAGCTTTAACACCGTAGCTTCAAAAGAGCATAGCAAACGATTTGCCCATTTCTCCTCCTTGGTTTACGTGGCGCAATCTAATGGTGTCATAGACGATGACGAAAAAGCATTTTTAAGACCCATTGCGATCAAACTAGGTATCACTGAAAAAGAGTATAACATGTTAATTGCCAATCCCAAAAAATATCCAGTAGAGCGCTCTTCTGATACTAATAAAAGTTTAAGAAGACTCTTTGAAATGTTTCAGGTCATTTATGCTGATGGAATACAAGACGATCTTCAAAGAAAAATAGTCTATGATTATGCATTAGAATTAGGTTTTTCACATCAATATGCAGAAAAAGTAGTTAATAAATCGGTAGTTTTGTTTTCTGGTAATTTTTCTTTTAAGGATTATCATGCTGTAGTTTCTAATGTATAAAGGCAAACCATATCTTCATTGTTATATGAAAAGCTGATTTATATCATCGTTTGTGATATGGAACAGTTATAACTTTATGCCCGTTAAATAACCCAATACTTATAAAATGAAATCCATACTTATACCCATCGACTTTTCTAAGACCAGTCATAAAGCCTTAAAAGTAGGAGCTACTATTGCAAAACGCATCAATGCAAAAATCAACCTCATTCACATGGCAGGACTTGAAGAAGGGCTCAATGATAAGAACAACAGCTTTGAACAAGCTATTTATTATAGCAAAGTCATAGGTCAAAAGTTTGAGGAATTAATAAAGGAACCCTACCTAGAAGGGATCATTGTAGAACCTTTGTTGAAAAAACATCTCGATTTCAAAGAGATTAGTGATCTTGCTTTGGAAATGAAAGCAGTGCTCATTGTAATGGGTTCTAACGGTAGCAAAGGTCTAACAGAAATTATAAAAGGTAGCAATACAGAAAAAGTGGTGCGCCATTCTGAAACACCAGTTCTTGTCGTTAAGGATAATGAGATCAATTTTGCTCCAGAACGCATACTTTTTGTAAGCGATTTTAATGTGGAAACTGTAAAAGCGTATCATAGAATGATAGAAGTTGCAACCATGCTTAATGCACGCATTGAGTTTCTATATGTAAATCTTCCAGGTGATCAATTTAAAAGCACCGGTGAAATGGACGAGATCTTACTGGAATTCTTTAGAAAGGTAAAGCATCCAGATGTGGTAAACGCTATCAAGACAGTAAATCGCTATGCAGATTATTCTG is drawn from Nonlabens dokdonensis DSW-6 and contains these coding sequences:
- a CDS encoding universal stress protein, producing MKSILIPIDFSKTSHKALKVGATIAKRINAKINLIHMAGLEEGLNDKNNSFEQAIYYSKVIGQKFEELIKEPYLEGIIVEPLLKKHLDFKEISDLALEMKAVLIVMGSNGSKGLTEIIKGSNTEKVVRHSETPVLVVKDNEINFAPERILFVSDFNVETVKAYHRMIEVATMLNARIEFLYVNLPGDQFKSTGEMDEILLEFFRKVKHPDVVNAIKTVNRYADYSVEQGAMNFASLAAADIIAIPTHGRTGISHLLKGSISEDIANHAVMPVLTVKM
- a CDS encoding COR domain-containing protein produces the protein MIIVKEVESYLGIELEKLENESENDLWDNTYVTDDHNNLTHLCVSQVKISQLSILCEILKRSPSLKDLYFDSLEAISSLDLISQLTNIETLRFNSTKILNQLDFRNFTNLKQLYFYDIEFINLSDFIGCEKLISLELSGINTILYDEQFSLETLKSLEVSFCNTIDFTFLSNFKDLKFLEISNCNLMDIPSIENLDQLISLSLRGNNLKEIPYERLINLNKLKYLNIGGNNIEDISFLKYLNKLESLWLIENFNISDFTPISKLNNLNSISCGKCNLKNIEFLTNLKKLKRIDLQDNAISDIEPLKDLEIIERLNLANNKIKKIEKLKCILTLQKFDISRNLLTEFPRWILETQTEITWKDYSFGEKTTNVYENSFNNIPIEIIRLGKDSIIRYFKKIDSEGAEVIYEVKLTLVGEGGAGKTSLKRRLINEHSSLPRKDKRTRGIEIRDWTFKEVKNVKHKAHIWDFGGQDVYYPVHRFFITENSLFILLASTRQQQHNFEYWIPTIYQFGGNSPIILAQTCHDGNGKNWNDLGAFTSNENFNIIKTQIKPYYELNLPNNNKGLLKLKRIIIDQIINLNHYGKRVPKTWSAIRNKLKTESKQSSCITFDRFSIICKSINKNSFENNKDVVDCCNFLHSIGVLIWYSKNETLKNWVVLEPQWAMNAVYLIIDDEEIQKRKGIILNKDFSRLWSNEDYINKEFVLKKMLESFKIAFPKKHSSSEYLMPARMDSMPPENKWKIPKPYLNVIFKFKFMPKGILNQVSAELSRYIENENSVWNDAVNLLYEDDKTSAHIYEDFYNREIIVKSIGPNDRGFMMIIIDAVKQVVSEYRGVENEILVPCICRRCEEMNDPTIFKYEKLVDWFYSRKNVAVTCNESGEQFLISELLHSVGLDKSLKIKSNQMYDEKKKMTRIFISYSKYDENYLQDMEDHLVTLKSEGLATFNCRQIDFGDKWDDRIKKEIDECDIMICLISVKFLNTDYINKIEIEKAIKQNKIIVPIVIKACDWESSSLGKYQAAQRGKVVSLDNNEKLLGRIKSNTEEERAAFWTDIIKELRAKLF